One genomic window of Leptotrichia shahii includes the following:
- the atpC gene encoding ATP synthase F1 subunit epsilon, with protein MATEFILEAVTPERLVFEKPVEFVKLRTESGDIGILAKHINYITAIGAGEMLVREKDKEDVTYYLEGGFLEVRQDKVVILGVNIVEATKAEAERMAREVAIEKAKNQKIKEDRDILGTKKRIQSNLSKK; from the coding sequence ATGGCAACAGAATTTATTTTGGAAGCAGTAACTCCAGAAAGACTTGTTTTTGAAAAGCCTGTTGAATTTGTGAAATTACGTACAGAAAGTGGAGATATCGGAATACTTGCAAAGCATATTAATTATATAACAGCTATTGGTGCAGGAGAAATGCTTGTGCGTGAAAAGGACAAGGAAGATGTGACATATTATCTGGAGGGCGGATTTTTAGAAGTTAGACAGGATAAAGTTGTTATTCTGGGAGTAAATATAGTTGAAGCAACTAAGGCAGAAGCTGAGAGAATGGCAAGGGAAGTTGCTATTGAAAAGGCAAAAAATCAAAAAATAAAGGAAGATCGGGATATTTTAGGAACGAAAAAGCGTATTCAGAGTAATTTGAGCAAAAAATAA
- a CDS encoding DUF4912 domain-containing protein, whose amino-acid sequence MEQLKKNRTRTFYRNYANEKLIGNKNNKELKKLERFVSMEVIEKEIIEKILIKYFFMKRSRTFYRNFANKKLFGILGRKYRKLIKAIDFNYEKISPDQIRRRYVETEINRSKFAKGVEFDGKSNHEDIYFDKAPLPAAYFTDELILMPKNPTTLYVYWEIRDDTFERLAVDNGVIDNVVIKLFKDGYEYRKIIRHERIGSHYITEIDANQNYEASIGYEDQYGNFSEVAHSAEAIAPNDKVSDNIDLLWGTVKFDENTNQLIKYINTPVSTPEGRELLGVPADLDLDENDEFIIEVVERLTKVGASESLIERKVIKGKLPHLKLDMSGSRSS is encoded by the coding sequence ATGGAGCAATTGAAAAAAAATAGAACAAGAACATTTTATAGAAATTATGCTAATGAAAAATTAATTGGAAATAAAAATAACAAAGAATTGAAAAAACTGGAAAGATTTGTCTCAATGGAAGTTATTGAGAAAGAAATTATTGAAAAAATTTTGATAAAATACTTTTTTATGAAAAGAAGCAGAACATTTTATAGAAATTTTGCCAATAAAAAATTATTTGGAATTTTAGGGAGAAAATATAGAAAACTTATTAAAGCTATAGATTTTAACTATGAAAAAATTTCGCCAGATCAAATAAGACGTAGATATGTAGAAACTGAAATTAACCGTTCAAAATTTGCAAAAGGTGTGGAATTTGATGGTAAATCTAATCATGAAGATATTTACTTTGACAAGGCTCCATTACCAGCAGCATATTTTACAGATGAACTTATCCTAATGCCAAAAAACCCTACAACATTATACGTTTATTGGGAAATTCGTGATGATACATTTGAAAGATTAGCCGTAGATAACGGAGTTATTGATAATGTAGTTATAAAACTGTTTAAAGACGGATATGAATACAGAAAGATTATAAGACATGAAAGAATTGGTTCACATTATATTACTGAAATTGATGCAAATCAAAATTATGAAGCATCTATTGGATATGAAGATCAGTATGGAAACTTCTCAGAAGTAGCTCACTCAGCAGAAGCTATTGCACCAAATGACAAAGTTTCAGACAATATTGATTTACTATGGGGAACTGTAAAATTTGACGAAAATACAAATCAGCTTATAAAATACATAAATACACCAGTTTCAACACCAGAAGGAAGGGAACTTTTAGGAGTGCCTGCTGATCTTGACTTGGATGAAAATGATGAATTTATAATTGAAGTTGTGGAAAGACTAACAAAAGTAGGAGCTTCAGAATCATTGATTGAAAGAAAAGTGATAAAAGGTAAATTACCTCATCTTAAACTTGATATGAGCGGTTCAAGAAGCAGCTAA
- the gloA gene encoding lactoylglutathione lyase, whose amino-acid sequence MAILNMLHACLRVENLEASIEFYEKAFGFKENRRMDYPEHKFTIVYLALPDEHFEIELTYNYGHGPYTIGDGFSHLAIASDDLEGDNEKHKALGYETTDIKGLPGKPGHYYFVTDPDGYRMEVIRAK is encoded by the coding sequence ATGGCTATTTTAAATATGTTGCATGCTTGTTTACGTGTAGAAAATTTGGAAGCGTCTATTGAATTTTATGAAAAGGCATTTGGATTTAAAGAAAATCGCCGTATGGATTATCCAGAACATAAATTTACTATTGTTTACTTGGCTCTTCCAGATGAACATTTTGAAATTGAATTAACTTACAATTATGGCCATGGACCATATACGATTGGTGATGGTTTTTCACATCTTGCAATTGCTTCGGATGATTTGGAAGGAGATAATGAAAAACATAAGGCACTTGGATATGAAACAACTGATATTAAGGGATTGCCTGGAAAACCAGGGCATTATTATTTTGTAACAGATCCAGATGGTTACCGTATGGAAGTAATTCGTGCAAAATAA
- the dapB gene encoding 4-hydroxy-tetrahydrodipicolinate reductase, with amino-acid sequence MKIVVYGAGVMAQYVKESVINSGNEFVGLIDPLGNGDFKNLKENDVDFDAIIDFSHFSLLEDVLEAGINKKVPVLIATTGHSEAQIKEIEEASKQIPIIKATNTSVGVNIVNEIVAFATKLLKDFDIEIVEKHHNRKIDAPSGTANTLLEIVKESLDSNGKDYRTVYGREGHSKRAEKEIGVHAIRGGNIVGEHTVIYAKNDEIIEIKHEALSRKMFSDGAVRAAEFLFGKKAGLYTMKDVLGL; translated from the coding sequence ATGAAAATAGTAGTTTATGGTGCTGGAGTTATGGCACAATATGTGAAAGAATCTGTAATAAATTCTGGAAATGAATTTGTTGGATTGATTGATCCGCTTGGAAATGGAGATTTTAAAAATTTGAAGGAAAATGATGTGGATTTTGATGCAATTATAGATTTTTCACATTTTAGCCTTTTGGAAGATGTGCTGGAAGCGGGAATTAATAAAAAAGTTCCAGTATTAATCGCTACAACTGGACATTCTGAAGCTCAAATAAAGGAAATTGAGGAAGCATCAAAACAAATACCAATAATTAAGGCAACAAATACTTCGGTTGGGGTAAATATTGTCAATGAAATTGTAGCTTTTGCAACAAAATTATTAAAAGATTTTGATATTGAAATAGTTGAAAAGCATCATAATAGAAAAATCGACGCTCCAAGCGGTACGGCAAACACTTTGCTGGAAATTGTGAAAGAAAGCTTGGATAGCAATGGAAAAGATTACAGAACAGTTTATGGAAGAGAAGGGCATAGTAAACGTGCCGAAAAGGAAATAGGAGTTCATGCTATTCGTGGTGGAAACATTGTGGGAGAACATACTGTGATTTATGCTAAAAATGATGAAATAATTGAGATAAAGCATGAAGCATTGTCAAGAAAAATGTTTTCAGATGGTGCAGTTAGAGCTGCAGAATTTCTTTTTGGAAAAAAGGCAGGGCTTTATACCATGAAGGATGTACTGGGATTGTAG
- a CDS encoding peptidylprolyl isomerase, with product MIRKISLLMLSFLMVMMTGVISYSKEYKMKVKIMTEKGDININLLPEKSPVTVANFVNLAKKGYYDGLKFHRVIDNFMAQGGDPTGTGAGGPGYQFEDEVDNGLNFSKAGKLAMANAGPGTNGSQFFITTVPTEWLNGHHTIFGEIVSDNDLKVVKKLTNGDIMKKVVVEGDVDAFLKTQKNRVDSWNKTLKQNFPNKF from the coding sequence ATGATTAGAAAAATATCATTATTAATGTTGTCGTTTCTAATGGTAATGATGACAGGTGTGATATCATACAGTAAGGAATATAAGATGAAAGTGAAAATTATGACTGAAAAAGGTGATATAAATATTAATTTATTGCCTGAAAAATCGCCTGTAACGGTGGCAAATTTTGTGAATTTGGCTAAAAAGGGATATTATGATGGATTAAAATTTCATAGGGTAATTGATAACTTTATGGCTCAAGGTGGAGATCCTACAGGAACTGGTGCTGGAGGACCTGGATATCAGTTTGAAGATGAAGTTGACAATGGACTGAATTTTTCAAAAGCAGGAAAACTAGCTATGGCAAATGCAGGGCCTGGAACAAACGGAAGTCAATTTTTTATTACAACTGTTCCGACAGAATGGTTAAATGGTCATCATACAATTTTTGGAGAAATTGTGTCAGATAATGATTTAAAAGTTGTAAAAAAATTAACTAATGGGGATATAATGAAAAAAGTTGTAGTTGAAGGAGATGTTGATGCATTTCTTAAAACGCAAAAGAATAGAGTTGACAGTTGGAATAAAACATTGAAACAAAATTTTCCAAACAAATTTTAA
- a CDS encoding argininosuccinate synthase — protein sequence MAKEKVVLAYSGGLDTSIIIPWLKEHYDLDVIACCVDVGQDDDMEAVKVKAIESGASKVYVEDKKEEFVRDYAFRALRAGAVYENKYLLGTSVARPLISKALVDVAHKEGAAYICHGCTGKGNDQVRFETGVFSLDPTLKIIAPWRIWDISSREDAIDYAQKKGIKISVTKEKIYSRDQNLWHISHEGGDIENLENEHKEDVVYMMITPPEKAPDKPTYVDITFEQGWPVKVDGEALEPVELLRKLNKVAGENGVGVIDIVENRLVGMKSRGIYETPGGTLLMEALKELETLILDKDTFEFKKLVSQKYASIAYSGQWFTPLREGLDAFVDETSKNVTGTIKLKLYKGSIKIAGRFTDFALYDEEISSFGASELYSHKDAEGFIKLFSLPNRIRSYKKHK from the coding sequence ATGGCAAAAGAAAAAGTAGTTTTAGCATATTCAGGTGGACTTGACACGTCAATTATCATACCTTGGCTAAAAGAGCATTATGACTTAGATGTAATCGCATGTTGTGTTGATGTAGGACAAGATGATGATATGGAGGCAGTAAAGGTAAAAGCCATTGAATCAGGTGCTTCAAAAGTTTATGTAGAAGATAAAAAGGAAGAGTTTGTAAGAGATTATGCATTTCGTGCATTAAGAGCGGGAGCAGTTTATGAAAACAAATATCTTTTGGGAACTTCAGTTGCAAGACCTTTGATTTCCAAGGCATTGGTAGATGTAGCTCATAAGGAAGGGGCGGCATATATTTGTCATGGATGTACTGGAAAGGGGAATGACCAAGTTAGATTTGAAACTGGTGTATTTTCATTAGATCCGACATTAAAAATAATTGCACCTTGGAGAATTTGGGATATTTCTTCAAGAGAAGATGCCATTGACTATGCACAAAAAAAAGGTATAAAAATAAGTGTAACAAAGGAAAAAATTTATTCAAGAGATCAAAATTTATGGCATATCTCACATGAAGGTGGAGATATTGAAAATCTTGAAAATGAGCATAAGGAAGATGTTGTATATATGATGATAACTCCTCCTGAAAAAGCCCCAGATAAGCCAACTTATGTGGATATTACATTTGAACAAGGCTGGCCTGTAAAAGTAGATGGCGAAGCTCTAGAGCCTGTGGAATTATTGAGAAAATTAAATAAAGTTGCTGGAGAAAATGGTGTTGGAGTAATTGACATTGTAGAAAACAGACTAGTTGGAATGAAATCAAGAGGGATTTACGAAACTCCAGGTGGAACATTGCTAATGGAAGCATTAAAGGAATTAGAAACTTTGATTCTTGATAAAGATACTTTTGAATTTAAAAAATTAGTATCACAAAAATATGCGAGTATCGCATATTCAGGACAATGGTTTACACCACTTAGGGAAGGGCTTGATGCATTTGTAGATGAAACTTCTAAAAATGTGACTGGTACAATAAAATTAAAATTGTATAAGGGAAGCATAAAAATTGCTGGAAGATTTACTGATTTTGCATTGTATGATGAAGAGATTTCTTCATTTGGTGCGAGTGAATTGTATAGTCATAAGGATGCAGAAGGATTCATTAAATTATTCTCACTTCCAAATAGAATTAGATCTTATAAAAAACATAAATAA
- the metF gene encoding methylenetetrahydrofolate reductase [NAD(P)H] produces MRIKDLFEKKKHLISFEIFPPNKNFSVEKLKDVTDELVQYKPDFISVTYGAGGKTKGGTIEMASHIKNNLKTEVLAHLTCVGSKKSEINDYLQEAKKCNIKNILALRGDVPQGETEDIYNKGDYKYASELISDLRKNSEFNDLSIGGAFYPETHYENNDLVDLFHLKNKVEAGTDFLASQMFFDNDVFIKFKEQAEKLDIKVPLIAGIMPVTNAKQIKRIIELSKCSVPEKLDKLLEKYGDNPESMKKAGIMYASEQIIELLAYGIRGIHIYTMNKPEIAKEIMKNIEFAR; encoded by the coding sequence ATGAGAATAAAAGATTTATTTGAGAAAAAGAAGCATTTAATTTCCTTTGAAATTTTTCCGCCAAATAAGAATTTTTCTGTGGAAAAATTAAAGGATGTAACAGATGAATTGGTACAATATAAGCCTGATTTTATTAGTGTTACTTATGGTGCAGGTGGAAAGACTAAAGGTGGGACTATTGAAATGGCTTCACATATTAAAAATAATTTGAAGACGGAAGTGTTGGCTCATTTGACTTGCGTTGGAAGTAAAAAAAGTGAAATTAATGATTATTTGCAGGAGGCTAAAAAATGCAATATCAAAAATATTTTGGCACTTCGTGGAGATGTTCCGCAAGGGGAAACAGAAGATATTTATAATAAAGGGGATTATAAATATGCTTCAGAGTTAATTAGTGACTTGAGAAAAAATAGTGAATTTAATGATTTGTCAATTGGGGGCGCATTTTATCCTGAAACTCATTATGAAAATAATGATTTGGTTGACTTATTTCACTTAAAGAATAAAGTTGAAGCTGGTACTGACTTTTTGGCTTCACAAATGTTCTTTGACAATGATGTTTTTATAAAATTTAAGGAACAGGCTGAAAAATTGGATATAAAAGTTCCACTAATTGCAGGAATCATGCCAGTTACAAATGCGAAACAGATAAAAAGAATTATAGAATTGTCAAAATGCTCTGTACCTGAAAAACTGGATAAGTTATTGGAAAAATATGGAGATAATCCAGAATCTATGAAAAAAGCGGGAATAATGTATGCAAGTGAGCAAATTATAGAATTACTGGCTTACGGAATTAGAGGAATTCACATTTATACGATGAATAAACCTGAAATTGCTAAAGAAATTATGAAAAATATTGAATTTGCAAGATAA
- the thiD gene encoding bifunctional hydroxymethylpyrimidine kinase/phosphomethylpyrimidine kinase, with the protein MSIKKVLTIAGSDTSGGAGIQADLKTFQERGVYGMNALTVIVTMDPRNRWAHKVFPIEVSVIKEQIDTVINGIGVDALKTGMLPTVEIIEYVGSVLKNLKNPIVIDPVMVCKVTSGSTKNLFPENVDAMKKYLLPYATVVTPNLFEAAELAGMERIDTIEEAKKAAKKICDLGAKNVVIKGRKFFAGDKSVDILYDGNNFEFFESEKIDTEWNHGAGCTFSASITAEIAKGATVSQAVATTKKLIAEALKQSFKLNDYTGPLNHKAFALK; encoded by the coding sequence ATGTCTATAAAAAAAGTTTTAACAATTGCAGGATCTGATACAAGTGGAGGAGCTGGAATACAAGCGGATTTGAAGACTTTTCAAGAAAGAGGAGTTTATGGGATGAATGCCCTTACAGTTATTGTTACCATGGATCCAAGAAATAGATGGGCACATAAGGTTTTTCCAATTGAAGTGAGTGTTATTAAAGAGCAAATTGATACTGTTATAAATGGAATTGGAGTAGATGCATTAAAAACTGGAATGCTTCCAACAGTGGAAATTATCGAATATGTGGGATCTGTTTTAAAGAATTTGAAAAATCCGATTGTTATTGATCCTGTCATGGTTTGTAAAGTAACTAGCGGATCGACTAAAAATCTTTTTCCAGAAAATGTAGATGCAATGAAAAAGTATTTGCTACCTTATGCAACTGTCGTTACTCCAAATCTATTTGAAGCAGCAGAGCTAGCTGGAATGGAAAGAATAGATACAATTGAAGAAGCAAAGAAAGCAGCTAAAAAAATATGTGATTTGGGTGCTAAAAATGTTGTAATCAAAGGAAGAAAGTTTTTTGCAGGAGATAAATCTGTAGATATTCTATACGATGGGAATAATTTTGAATTTTTTGAATCTGAAAAAATAGATACAGAATGGAATCATGGGGCAGGATGTACATTTTCGGCTTCAATAACCGCAGAAATTGCCAAAGGAGCGACAGTATCTCAGGCAGTTGCCACAACTAAAAAATTAATAGCCGAAGCCTTGAAGCAATCTTTTAAATTAAATGATTATACTGGACCATTAAACCATAAGGCATTTGCATTAAAATAA
- a CDS encoding cysteine desulfurase family protein, with translation MIYLDNSASTKPYKEVIDVLVQTMEENYANADAIHDFSHKILLKVKRAKKIVADYLKVEADRIFFTAGGGDGNNLLLQGIINANSRVKKHLITTKIEHPSVYEIFRHYENAGFEVDYLDVDRDGFVNLQQLENMIRKDTILVSVGAVNSETGAIQDLEKISKIIRDKNRDTYFHTDFVQGFGCTNIKFDKIPVDAITVSGHKIHAPKGIGAIYVNKRVKITNVVFGSNAENGIVMRTMPTELILAFAKAVKILEKEDKKEMEHSQKIKKMLADKICEEITDVKLNSLLDLQKSSPKVLNISFRGTKGEVLTHFLGMYQIYVSTGSACSSKKGNSRILEVMGLTQSELDGAIRFSFSSENTEEQIDEVVKRLKESVERIRKMK, from the coding sequence ATGATTTATTTAGATAATTCTGCTAGCACAAAGCCGTATAAAGAAGTTATAGATGTGCTAGTTCAGACAATGGAGGAAAATTATGCAAATGCTGATGCGATTCATGATTTTTCTCATAAAATTCTTTTAAAAGTAAAAAGAGCGAAAAAAATTGTGGCTGATTATCTAAAGGTGGAAGCTGACAGAATTTTCTTCACGGCAGGTGGTGGAGATGGAAATAATCTTTTGCTGCAAGGGATTATTAATGCAAATTCTCGTGTAAAAAAGCATCTAATTACGACAAAGATTGAGCATCCATCTGTATATGAGATATTTAGACATTATGAAAATGCTGGTTTTGAAGTTGATTATCTGGATGTTGACAGGGATGGATTTGTAAATTTGCAGCAATTGGAGAATATGATTCGCAAAGATACAATACTAGTTTCTGTGGGTGCTGTAAATAGTGAAACAGGGGCAATTCAGGATTTGGAGAAGATTTCTAAGATTATTCGGGATAAAAATAGAGATACGTATTTTCATACTGATTTTGTGCAAGGATTTGGATGTACAAATATAAAATTTGATAAAATTCCTGTGGATGCAATAACGGTAAGTGGGCATAAAATTCATGCACCAAAGGGAATCGGGGCAATTTATGTAAACAAACGTGTTAAAATTACTAATGTAGTTTTTGGTTCAAATGCGGAAAATGGAATTGTAATGAGAACGATGCCGACAGAATTGATTCTAGCATTTGCAAAGGCTGTGAAAATTTTGGAAAAAGAAGATAAAAAGGAAATGGAACATTCTCAAAAGATAAAAAAAATGCTTGCAGATAAAATATGTGAAGAAATTACCGATGTTAAGTTAAATTCTTTGCTTGATTTGCAAAAATCAAGTCCAAAAGTTCTGAACATCTCTTTTAGAGGGACAAAGGGCGAAGTGCTGACACATTTTTTAGGAATGTATCAAATTTATGTTTCCACAGGCTCGGCTTGTTCTTCTAAAAAAGGGAATAGCAGAATACTTGAAGTTATGGGACTTACCCAATCGGAACTTGATGGGGCGATAAGATTCAGTTTTTCAAGTGAAAATACAGAAGAGCAAATTGATGAAGTTGTAAAAAGGCTGAAGGAAAGTGTAGAAAGAATTAGGAAAATGAAGTAA
- the thiI gene encoding tRNA uracil 4-sulfurtransferase ThiI, translating to MNNYTDKNLLNAVGLSYGELSLKGKNRGQFEKKLRNKINKVLKGFDYQLFDDLSKLYVLINPENLEEITDKLKKVFGIVGLNQSAKVERNDEFIKEKVLEFSNYAYEQGARTFKIKVNRSNKGFEKKSMDYARELGAYVLVNSRFEKVKMKDPDVMINVDIRKNVYIYTDRIKTYGGLPLGSTGKGLVLLSGGIDSPVASFMMAKRGMRLNFVTFHSFPFTSQQALEKVKELTDILSLYVGKTRLYSLNILKIQEAINTQTKKDLATILTRRVMMRLAERISNTMQYQALITGESLGQVASQTMGGLTCTNASVEKLPVFRPLIGMDKTEIIEIAKEIETYEKSIEPYEDSCVIFAPKHPVTNPKLEDVLAEEAKIENYNEIMDEIFEKREYFNFG from the coding sequence ATGAACAATTATACTGACAAAAATTTATTAAATGCGGTGGGACTTTCTTATGGGGAGTTATCGCTAAAGGGGAAAAATAGAGGACAGTTTGAAAAAAAATTGCGAAATAAAATTAATAAAGTGTTAAAAGGATTTGATTACCAATTATTTGATGACTTGTCAAAATTATATGTTTTAATAAATCCTGAAAACTTAGAGGAAATAACGGATAAATTAAAAAAAGTTTTTGGAATAGTTGGGCTTAATCAGTCAGCAAAAGTTGAAAGAAATGATGAATTTATTAAGGAAAAGGTGTTGGAATTTTCAAATTATGCTTATGAACAGGGGGCTAGGACATTTAAAATAAAAGTTAATAGAAGCAACAAGGGATTTGAGAAGAAGTCTATGGATTATGCACGTGAATTGGGAGCTTATGTACTTGTAAACAGTCGTTTTGAAAAGGTTAAGATGAAGGATCCTGATGTTATGATAAATGTTGATATTAGAAAAAATGTTTATATTTATACAGATAGAATAAAAACTTATGGCGGGCTTCCACTTGGGTCGACTGGAAAAGGGCTTGTGCTTTTATCTGGAGGAATAGACAGCCCTGTTGCTTCTTTTATGATGGCCAAAAGAGGAATGCGTCTGAATTTTGTAACATTCCATAGTTTTCCGTTTACAAGTCAGCAGGCTCTTGAAAAGGTGAAGGAACTGACAGATATTTTGTCACTTTATGTTGGGAAAACAAGACTTTATTCACTAAATATACTAAAAATTCAGGAAGCAATAAATACACAGACAAAAAAAGATCTGGCTACAATTTTAACAAGACGTGTTATGATGCGTCTGGCTGAAAGGATATCAAATACTATGCAATATCAGGCTTTAATTACGGGAGAAAGCCTTGGACAAGTTGCTTCTCAAACAATGGGAGGACTTACTTGTACAAATGCCTCAGTAGAAAAACTACCAGTATTTAGACCGCTTATTGGAATGGATAAAACAGAAATAATAGAAATTGCAAAGGAAATAGAAACCTATGAAAAATCTATTGAGCCTTATGAGGATTCATGTGTAATTTTTGCACCAAAACATCCAGTTACAAATCCTAAGTTGGAGGATGTGCTGGCTGAAGAGGCAAAAATTGAAAATTATAATGAAATTATGGATGAAATTTTTGAAAAAAGGGAATATTTTAATTTTGGATAG
- a CDS encoding YihY/virulence factor BrkB family protein, translating to MKEKKDLKVKKEKKEVGLEKRIAEIKKIIYLIYRNYRDGETQILAISLTYYSLLAIFPVVALILGITKGFGMDKIFIQKFFELWPGNNSFLKVIVDIAQRLLLSTESSILTGVGIVILIYSAVKVLIMLENSFNKIWKINKKRSLTRRIVDYVAIIFLGPIFFVLLSALNSVAVEEMVKKFPNNVILTNLFIGFFGPATYIILFSYLFYIIPNTNVKVKPAIFAGIVTTGLTFGWKLLFLLLQSSITKYNIIYGSLALIPIFLIWVQYVWVTILLGAQIAFSIQTSDEFLYNEKIEMPIKVKREAGILILSLIIKNFVEKKEAFTYQKLTDRLGMEVFFIKEVLSDLEKMGFINEVFYDKNSDSQYQVAYSPEAITIREFMKKFDTKNIEHYENIFDNLNEEDRKLLEKIREKLAMKKIENPENENVSKNESENGLSKQKSPLSEAGYTENLEYPMKSRKPEELKIDFQISKESKQKDENIQTKNLQETVKKEIINFENEEQKIEEELDEVKLENSENNGKKVRYEDGTWKFF from the coding sequence ATGAAAGAAAAAAAAGACTTAAAAGTAAAGAAGGAAAAAAAAGAAGTAGGATTGGAAAAAAGAATTGCTGAGATTAAAAAGATAATTTATTTAATATATAGAAATTATCGAGATGGAGAAACTCAAATACTTGCTATTTCTCTGACTTATTATTCACTTCTTGCAATTTTTCCTGTAGTTGCCCTTATATTGGGAATTACAAAGGGATTTGGGATGGATAAGATATTTATTCAGAAATTTTTTGAGTTATGGCCTGGAAATAATAGCTTTTTAAAAGTAATTGTGGATATAGCTCAAAGGCTGCTTTTATCAACTGAAAGCAGTATATTAACTGGAGTTGGGATTGTAATTTTAATTTATTCTGCGGTAAAAGTGCTTATAATGCTTGAAAATTCATTTAATAAAATATGGAAAATAAATAAAAAAAGATCGCTTACAAGAAGAATAGTTGACTATGTTGCAATTATATTTTTAGGACCGATATTTTTTGTTTTATTATCAGCATTAAATTCAGTTGCAGTTGAAGAAATGGTAAAAAAATTTCCAAATAATGTTATTTTAACAAATTTATTTATTGGATTTTTTGGGCCTGCGACTTATATCATTTTATTTAGTTATTTATTTTACATTATTCCAAATACAAATGTAAAAGTTAAACCAGCAATTTTTGCAGGAATTGTTACAACTGGACTTACTTTTGGATGGAAATTGCTATTTTTACTATTGCAATCTTCAATTACAAAATATAACATAATTTATGGAAGTCTTGCATTAATTCCAATTTTTCTAATTTGGGTGCAGTATGTCTGGGTGACAATTTTACTTGGGGCTCAAATAGCCTTTTCAATACAAACTTCAGATGAATTTTTGTATAATGAAAAAATTGAGATGCCGATAAAGGTAAAAAGGGAAGCGGGAATACTGATTTTGTCGTTGATTATTAAGAATTTTGTAGAAAAAAAAGAAGCCTTTACATATCAGAAATTAACTGACAGGCTTGGAATGGAAGTATTTTTTATAAAAGAAGTGCTTTCTGATCTTGAAAAAATGGGATTTATAAATGAAGTATTCTATGACAAAAATTCAGATAGCCAATATCAAGTTGCCTATAGTCCCGAAGCTATAACAATTAGAGAATTTATGAAAAAATTTGATACTAAAAATATTGAACATTATGAAAATATTTTTGATAATTTAAATGAAGAAGATCGTAAATTACTTGAAAAAATAAGAGAAAAACTGGCAATGAAAAAAATTGAAAATCCAGAAAACGAGAACGTAAGTAAAAATGAAAGTGAAAATGGGCTTTCAAAGCAGAAATCGCCACTTTCAGAAGCAGGATATACTGAAAATTTAGAATATCCTATGAAATCAAGAAAACCAGAAGAATTAAAAATAGATTTTCAAATTTCAAAAGAATCAAAGCAAAAGGATGAAAATATTCAAACAAAAAATTTGCAGGAAACTGTGAAAAAAGAAATAATAAATTTTGAAAATGAAGAGCAGAAAATCGAAGAAGAATTGGATGAAGTAAAATTAGAAAATTCTGAAAATAATGGAAAAAAGGTTAGATATGAAGATGGGACTTGGAAATTTTTCTAA